From a region of the Triticum aestivum cultivar Chinese Spring chromosome 7D, IWGSC CS RefSeq v2.1, whole genome shotgun sequence genome:
- the LOC123165359 gene encoding putative L-ascorbate peroxidase 6: MELTNIPHLSSSSSFFFSSCRSRRRTGKAVITALAAGSRCSADSACPEPIEQHNVDSLSVASGPANTQCYRRRGFAAVALLPFLLPHVDMASAADSYDGSIIQNGVRNVLTKVKAAGVLRLVFHDAGTFDISDKSGGMNGSIIYEADRPENAGLSKSLKILRKAKEGIDQVQQVSWADLIAVAGAEAVALCGGPEISIRLGRLDSSTADPTGKLPEETLDVVALKTSFGKKGFSTQEMVVLSGAHTIGGKGFGNPNAFDNAYFKVLLEKPRPTSSGMPIGLPTDWALTEDDECLRWIDIYAEDEDKFFADFRDAYTKLVNSGASWRTA, encoded by the exons ATGGAGCTCACCAACATCCCCCATCTTTCctcctcctccagcttcttcttctccaGCTGCAG aagtagaagaagaactggGAAGGCTGTGATAACAGCGCTTGCTGCTGGTAGTAGGTGCAGTGCTGATTCTGCATGCCCAGAGCCCATTGAACAGCATAATGTAGACAGCCTTTCAG TGGCCTCAGGTCCTGCAAATACCCAATGTTATAGAAGGAGGGGTTTTGCTGCTGTTGCTCTGCTCCCTTTTCTACTTCCTCACGTTGATATGGCGAGTGC GGCTGACTCATATGATGGATCAATTATTCAAAACGGTGTGAGGAATGTCTTAACCAAGGTGAAAGCAGCTGGCGTGCTTCGTTTGGTTTTCCATGATGCAGGGACTTTTGATATTAGTGACAAATCAG GTGGCATGAATGGCTCCATAATCTATGAAGCTGACAGACCTGAAAATGCAGGACTTAGTAAATCCTTAAAG ATACTACGAAAAGCAAAAGAAGGGATCGACCAGGTTCAGCAAG TGTCATGGGCGGACTTGATCgcagtggctggtgctgaagcAGTTGCACTCTGTGGAGGGCCTGAAATTTCCATAAGATTAGGCCGTTTAGATTCCAG CACTGCTGATCCTACCGGTAAACTTCCTGAAGAAACATTGGATGTTGTGGCCTTGAAAACGTCATTTGGCAAAAAGGGCTTTTC GACACAGGAGATGGTCGTTTTATCTGGAGCTCACACAATTGGGGGTAAAGGATTCGGGAATCCAAATGCTTTTGATAACGCCTATTTCAAAGTACTCCTTGAGAAGCCACGGCCGACTTCAT CTGGCATGCCGATAGGGCTGCCCACGGACTGGGCACTCACTGAAGATGATGAATGCTTAAG GTGGATCGATATCTACGCGGAGGACGAGGATAAATTTTTCGCCGACTTCAGAGATGCATACACCAAGCTTGTAAATAGCGGAGCCTCGTGGAGAACAGCTTAG
- the LOC123165361 gene encoding chitinase-like protein 1, producing MGMVRAASFLLLLALLAAADARRQKGGETACDKGWECSGSRFCCNETITDYFKAYQFEELFAKRNSSLAHATGFWDYQAFITAAALFEPRGFGTTGGREMSMKEVAAFLGHVGAKTSCGYSLADGGSLAWGLCYNHEMSPSQSYCDDSNELYRCAEGVEYYGRGALPVYWNYNYGIMGKGIKQDLLNHPELLEQNATLAFEAAIWRWMTPMKRKQPSAHDAFVGNWKPTKKDTLSKRYPGFGATMNILYGDAICGKGSIDNMNGIISHYQHYLDLMGVGAQHSGDNLDCADQVPFNPSSKSPDS from the exons ATGGGGATGGTGCGGGCGGCGTCGTTTCTGCTCCTGTTGGCGCTGCTCGCGGCGGCGGACGCAAGGAGGCAGAAGGGCGGCGAGACGGCGTGCGACAAGGGGTGGGAGTGCAGCGGCAGCAGGTTCTGCTGCAACGAGACCATCACCGACTACTTCAAGGCCTACCAGTTCGAGGAGCTCTTCGCCAAGCGCAACAGCTCCCTCGCCCACGCCACCGGCTTCTGGGACTACCAGGCCTTCATCACCGCCGCGGCCCTCTTCGAGCCTCGTGGGTTCGGCACCACCGGCGGCAGGGAGATGAGCATGAAGGAGGTCGCCGCCTTCCTCGGCCACGTCGGCGCCAAGACCTCGT GTGGATATAGTCTAGCTGACGGTGGTTCATTGGCTTGGGGTCTTTGCTACAACCATGAAATGAGCCCAAGCCAGAGCTACTGTGACGACAGCAATGAATTATACCGTTGTGCTGAAGGAGTTGAGTACTATGGTCGAGGCGCCCTTCCTGTTTACTG GAACTACAACTATGGTATCATGGGTAAGGGTATCAAGCAGGATCTGTTGAACCACCCAGAGTTATTGGAACAGAATGCCACACTAGCATTTGAAGCAGCGATCTGGAGGTGGATGACTCCAATGAAGAGGAAGCAGCCATCAGCCCATGATGCCTTTGTTGGCAACTGGAAACCAACCAAGAAAGATACTTTGTCCAAGAGGTATCCTGGCTTCGGTGCGACAATGAACATTTTGTATGGTGATGCCATCTGTGGTAAAGGGTCCATTGATAATATGAATGGCATTATATCCCACTATCAACATTATCTTGATTTGATGGGAGTTGGTGCTCAGCACTCTGGAGATAACTTGGATTGTGCCGACCAAGTGCCATTCAATCCATCATCAAAGAGTCCCGACTCATAA
- the LOC123164371 gene encoding uncharacterized protein — protein MRPTAAATKPSFLLAGHQPFPTSSRAAGVAAAAADPCKPPKKSRRTGRSWRAASAGSNGADGSDERGQSVSTVATTPSGRRARLSARRRESIRLLDGLPGQGGIGEFLRHPAGVESLLNTRALQSFAPVEPESESGPAGAFRCTLHPMGFLGFQVAPVLDLRVTPTRDDCTVEMLSCRFEGSDSIEQQNELFSAVMRNRITWGDNGDQEPCLDIDVNLEVTLEVYTKPFSLLPLSAVEKPGNLLMQGLLDRLVPMLGEQLLRDYHSWVQQQAQSSSS, from the exons ATGAGGCCCACCGCAGCAGCAACCAAGCCTTCCTTCCTCCTCGCCGGACACCAACCATTCCCGACCTCGTCAAGGGCAGCAggggtagcagcagcagcagccgatcCATGCAAGCCGCCCAAGAAGTCTAGGCGCACTGGCCGGTCATGGCGAGCCGCATCGGCAGGTAGTAACGGCGCCGACGGCAGCGATGAGCGCGGCCAGTCCGTGTCGACGGTGGCGACGACGCCGTCAGGGAGGCGGGCCCGGCTGTCGGCGCGGCGGCGGGAGAGCATCAGGCTCCTGGACGGGCTGCCGGGCCAGGGCGGCATCGGCGAGTTCCTGCGGCACCCCGCCGGCGTGGAGTCCCTGCTCAACACCCGGGCGCTGCAGAGCTTCGCGCCGGTGGAGCCGGAGTCGGAGTCGGGCCCGGCCGGCGCCTTCAGGTGCACGCTGCACCCCATGGGCTTCCTCGGCTTCCAGGTCGCCCCGGTCCTGGACCTCCGCGTCACCCCGACCCGCGACGACTGCACCGTAGAGATGCTCTCCTGCAGG TTTGAGGGTTCGGACTCGATCGAACAGCAGAATGAGCTCTTTTCAG CGGTTATGAGGAACCGAATAACATGGGGAGACAATGGTGATCAGGAGCCATGCTTGGACATCGATGTCAATTTGGAGGTCACTCTGGAG GTGTACACGAAGCCATTCAGCTTGCTCCCGCTGTCGGCAGTGGAGAAACCAGGCAACCT GCTGATGCAAGGGCTGCTTGACAGGCTTGTCCCGATGCTGGGCGAGCAGCTGCTGAGGGACTACCATTCCTGGGTTCAGCAGCAGGCCCAGTCTTCATCCTCATGA